One window from the genome of Bremerella cremea encodes:
- the ectA gene encoding diaminobutyrate acetyltransferase: protein MNFRKPRVEDGAKLRELVANSQEMDDNSCYLYLLLCQDFADTCVVAESNETIVGFVTGYTPPQRPTSLFVWQVVVAPEARRQGLAKRMLDVLIQQFPGEKLEFVEATITPDNVPSRSLFNALARSLHTEINYTPYFRADHFGNFAHDPEELCRVGPIGPKREKA, encoded by the coding sequence ATGAACTTCCGGAAACCACGCGTCGAAGATGGCGCGAAGCTACGTGAATTGGTTGCTAACAGCCAAGAGATGGACGACAACTCGTGCTATCTGTATTTGCTGTTATGCCAAGACTTTGCCGATACCTGCGTGGTGGCGGAGTCTAACGAAACCATTGTTGGCTTTGTGACCGGTTACACTCCGCCACAAAGGCCTACGTCGCTGTTTGTTTGGCAAGTTGTTGTCGCCCCTGAAGCGCGAAGACAAGGATTAGCCAAACGAATGCTGGACGTCCTGATTCAGCAGTTCCCCGGCGAGAAGCTGGAATTTGTCGAGGCCACAATTACGCCTGACAACGTGCCTTCTCGCAGTCTTTTTAACGCCCTGGCACGTTCCTTACACACGGAAATCAACTACACCCCGTATTTCCGTGCAGATCATTTTGGAAACTTTGCCCATGACCCGGAAGAACTTTGCCGGGTCGGCCCGATAGGCCCCAAACGAGAAAAAGCATGA
- the ectB gene encoding diaminobutyrate--2-oxoglutarate transaminase: MNIVDRMESNVRSYCRSFPTTFRTAKDHLMIDESGKAYIDFFAGAGSLNYGHNNETLKRALLEYIEGDGITHALDMTTVAKKRLLQSMQDVLFAPRGMDYKVLFPGPTGTNSVETALKLARKVTGRRNVISFTNGFHGMTLGSLAITGNAGKRAGAGVSLHDTTHMPFCDYFDAETDTISMIENYLADNSSGIDKPAAFILETVQAEGGVNVASKTWLRRIAELAKASGALLILDDIQVGCGRTGPFFSFEFADIQPDIVCLSKSFSGYGLPLAVTLLKPEFDAFKPGEHNGTFRGHNPSFVTAATAIEAYWRDDRLSKEVHEKARIIKDAFLEMADRYDGSVRGRGMIQGIEFPDHTLANKISKTAFGRGLIVETAGPNDEVLKVLPPLTIEYDALKEGLRIITEAIHENLRSEVSTKTTVAAKQTQ, translated from the coding sequence ATGAATATTGTTGACCGAATGGAATCAAACGTACGCAGCTATTGCCGGTCGTTCCCTACGACATTTAGGACGGCAAAAGACCACTTAATGATCGATGAAAGCGGGAAGGCATACATCGACTTCTTCGCTGGCGCTGGTTCGCTAAACTACGGACATAACAACGAGACCCTCAAGCGCGCCTTGCTCGAATACATTGAAGGCGACGGCATCACTCACGCGTTGGACATGACCACCGTAGCCAAGAAGCGGCTCTTGCAATCGATGCAAGACGTCCTTTTTGCACCACGCGGCATGGACTACAAGGTTTTGTTCCCTGGTCCAACGGGAACCAATTCCGTTGAAACCGCGCTAAAACTGGCCCGCAAGGTTACCGGTCGTCGCAATGTGATCTCCTTCACCAACGGCTTCCATGGCATGACGCTTGGTTCGCTGGCGATCACCGGCAACGCTGGCAAACGAGCTGGGGCTGGTGTTTCGTTGCACGATACTACGCACATGCCGTTCTGCGATTACTTCGATGCCGAGACCGATACGATCTCGATGATCGAAAACTACTTGGCCGACAATAGCAGCGGTATCGATAAACCAGCTGCTTTCATCCTGGAGACCGTCCAGGCCGAAGGGGGCGTGAACGTCGCCTCGAAGACTTGGCTCCGCCGAATTGCGGAACTTGCCAAGGCATCGGGTGCGTTGCTGATTCTGGACGACATCCAGGTCGGCTGCGGTCGCACCGGCCCATTCTTCAGCTTCGAGTTTGCGGACATTCAACCAGATATCGTTTGTTTGTCGAAATCGTTCTCAGGCTATGGTCTGCCTTTGGCGGTAACGCTACTCAAGCCAGAATTCGACGCCTTTAAACCGGGTGAGCATAACGGTACCTTCCGGGGGCATAATCCATCGTTCGTCACCGCAGCGACGGCAATCGAAGCTTACTGGCGTGATGATCGGCTCTCGAAGGAAGTTCATGAGAAAGCCCGGATCATCAAGGATGCTTTCTTGGAAATGGCCGACCGCTACGATGGTAGCGTGCGTGGCCGCGGCATGATCCAAGGAATTGAATTCCCTGACCATACGTTGGCCAATAAGATCTCGAAAACCGCTTTTGGCCGTGGCCTAATCGTGGAAACAGCTGGTCCAAACGACGAGGTCCTTAAGGTCTTGCCACCTCTGACCATCGAGTACGACGCCCTCAAGGAAGGCCTACGGATCATCACCGAAGCTATCCACGAAAACCTGCGTTCCGAGGTGAGCACCAAGACTACGGTTGCCGCCAAACAAACGCAATAA
- a CDS encoding ectoine synthase: MLVRSLEEILGTDRDVEGGNWNSRRLLLAGDGMGFSLHDTILRAGTTTPIHYQNHLEAVYCIEGHATVELVPSGEKFEIKPGTVYALDLNDKHLLTAHVDTRMVCVFNPAVVGNEVHDENGVYPAAANTTK; this comes from the coding sequence ATGCTAGTACGCAGTTTAGAGGAAATCTTAGGTACCGATCGCGATGTCGAAGGAGGCAACTGGAATAGCCGCCGCTTGCTTCTAGCCGGCGATGGTATGGGTTTCTCACTGCATGACACGATCTTGCGAGCCGGCACCACCACACCGATCCATTACCAAAATCACCTGGAAGCCGTTTATTGCATCGAAGGCCATGCCACGGTCGAACTCGTTCCCAGTGGCGAGAAATTCGAAATCAAGCCAGGCACCGTTTATGCCCTTGATCTGAACGACAAGCATTTGCTGACCGCTCATGTCGATACCCGCATGGTCTGTGTCTTCAACCCGGCAGTTGTCGGCAATGAAGTCCATGACGAGAACGGTGTCTACCCTGCTGCGGCCAACACCACCAAGTAA
- a CDS encoding TetR/AcrR family transcriptional regulator, with product MAHETKTQIIEAGRKAMIAKSYNGAGLNEILNEAGVPKGSFYHFFKSKEELGVAVIQNSFVENTEKLRLALESPQLSPLARLEDYFVRARDEINSRELRQECLICKLALELSSLSEPLRQAVRDGWEEWRSIISDCLRSAQKEGEINPDHDPESLASFIIYSFEGAMIRVQVNNNILPVNHFLHFVFHVLLKANA from the coding sequence GTGGCCCACGAAACCAAGACGCAGATCATCGAAGCTGGCCGCAAGGCCATGATTGCGAAGAGCTACAATGGGGCTGGACTTAACGAGATCCTAAACGAAGCCGGTGTCCCCAAAGGCTCGTTTTACCACTTCTTCAAATCGAAGGAGGAACTCGGAGTCGCCGTAATTCAGAACTCTTTTGTGGAAAATACGGAAAAACTTCGCCTCGCTCTCGAATCCCCTCAGCTAAGCCCTTTAGCTCGCCTGGAGGACTACTTTGTACGGGCTCGAGACGAAATCAACTCGCGTGAATTACGGCAAGAATGCCTCATTTGCAAGCTAGCTTTGGAGCTATCTTCCCTCAGTGAGCCATTAAGGCAGGCCGTTCGCGATGGCTGGGAAGAATGGCGTTCGATCATCTCGGACTGCCTTCGATCCGCCCAAAAAGAGGGGGAAATCAACCCCGATCATGACCCAGAAAGCTTGGCATCTTTTATCATTTACTCCTTTGAGGGGGCGATGATTAGGGTGCAAGTGAATAATAATATTCTACCAGTGAACCACTTCCTGCACTTTGTCTTCCATGTATTACTGAAGGCAAACGCATGA
- a CDS encoding MarR family winged helix-turn-helix transcriptional regulator: protein MEEQDLVERMLRAIRRVILKTSHYSRSLSRSSGLTLPQLLCLRAIRDLAQVQDEVTAAQVSSRVGLAAATVSRILERMERAQLIERIRNSPDRRRVLIHLTETGKQRLAGIPTPLQEQFVDRVTSLAQEEQWNLVASLEKVVELMEAADLDAEPVISAEFEAREDRKLS from the coding sequence ATGGAAGAACAGGACCTAGTCGAGCGAATGCTGCGAGCAATTCGCCGGGTGATTCTGAAGACGTCTCATTATTCGCGAAGTCTGTCGCGAAGTTCTGGACTTACTCTCCCGCAGCTTCTTTGTCTGCGTGCGATACGCGACTTGGCTCAAGTACAAGATGAAGTGACCGCAGCCCAGGTTTCCAGCCGAGTTGGACTGGCCGCTGCTACCGTCTCACGCATCCTCGAACGCATGGAACGCGCTCAGTTGATCGAACGGATTCGGAATAGCCCTGATCGACGTCGCGTATTGATACATCTGACCGAGACCGGCAAGCAGCGTCTTGCTGGTATTCCAACGCCACTCCAAGAACAATTCGTCGACCGAGTGACTTCGCTCGCCCAAGAGGAGCAGTGGAATTTAGTGGCTTCCTTGGAAAAGGTCGTCGAATTGATGGAAGCCGCGGATCTCGATGCCGAGCCAGTGATCTCCGCAGAATTCGAGGCCCGCGAAGATCGCAAGCTTTCTTAA